Proteins from one Impatiens glandulifera chromosome 2, dImpGla2.1, whole genome shotgun sequence genomic window:
- the LOC124926080 gene encoding glutathione S-transferase T1, protein MKLKVYVDRMSQPSRAILIFCKVNGIDFEEINIDLTKLQHHSLEFKNVNPMKQVPAIVDGRFKLFESHAILKYIACAFPGVADHWYPSDLFKRAKIESVLDWHHTNLRRGAVGYVFNGTLAPLVGRKLIPKVAAEGEILLSASLETIESFWLTDGGRFLLGSTQPSIADISLVCELMQLEVVDDEDRIRILKPFTKVKKWMEDTKIATRPHFDEIHEALFKVKGILQKRRISAATLKINSGSKL, encoded by the exons atgaagcTAAAGGTATATGTCGATCGAATGTCACAACCTTCCCGCGCAATTCTCATCTTTTGCAA GGTCAACGGAATAGATTTTGAAGAGATCAATATCGATCTCACCAAGCTCCAGCATCACTCTCTTGAATTTAAAA ATGTAAATCCAATGAAACAAGTCCCAGCAATAGTTGATGGAAGGTTCAAGTTGTTTGAGAG TCATGCAATTCTGAAATATATTGCTTGTGCATTTCCTGGAGTTGCAGATCATTG GTATCCATCAGATCTGTTCAAAAGGGCTAAGATTGAATCTGTGTTGGATTGGCATCACACCAATTTACGACGTGGTGCAG TTGGATATGTCTTTAATGGCACACTTGCCCCTTTGGTTGGAAGGAAATTGATTCCAAAGGTAGCTGCTGAAGGTGAAATACTATTGTCTGCTTCTCTTGAGACGATCGAGTCCTTTTGGCTGACAGATGGTGGGCGGTTCTTGCTGGGAAGCACCCAACCATCCATAGCTGATATCAGTTTGGTTTGCGAACTTATGCAACTCGAG GTTGTTGATGATGAGGATCGGATTCGAATTCTGAAGCCATTTACTAAAGTGAAGAAATGGATGGAAGATACAAAGATAGCAACAAGACCTCATTTTGACGAAATTCATGAGGCACTCTTTAAAGTTAAAGGAATTCTCCAGAAACGAAGAATATCAGCTGCTACCTTAAAGATCAATTCTGGTTCCAAATTGTga